Proteins found in one Pseudomonadota bacterium genomic segment:
- a CDS encoding homogentisate 1,2-dioxygenase, protein MPYYHRLGELPRKRHIVFRYADGRLLAEELMGNNGFSGPSALLYHLRPPTSFRTVKPFGGAAAWAQEASPALGHRHFVTPRIGGSTSMFTGRTPLLFNRDVAVSFARVTTTDDHFYRNGQGDELVYVSAGSGVLESVMGEIAFGPGDYLVVPRGIVHRYRIADGPLCCLFLESAGSVRIPKHYRNPVGQMLESAPYSERDLRRPEALPVHDETGDFPILIKRDNRFVEAVLDHHPFDVVGWDGAYYPWAFNIRDFEPRVGRVHLPPPVHQTFEGDGFVVCSFVPRLYDFDPEAVPAPYHHSNCMTDEVLFYASSEFMSRKGIGFGSITLHPDGLPHGPQPGRIEASIGQKSTDELAVMLDTFRPLRVSEQAAAIEDVAYPLSWLPADETSS, encoded by the coding sequence GTGCCCTACTATCACCGTCTGGGTGAGCTGCCGCGCAAGCGCCATATCGTGTTTCGCTACGCCGACGGCCGTCTGCTGGCCGAAGAGCTCATGGGCAACAATGGGTTCAGCGGGCCATCGGCGCTCCTCTACCACCTTCGTCCACCCACGAGCTTCCGAACGGTGAAGCCGTTCGGTGGCGCTGCGGCGTGGGCGCAGGAGGCGTCTCCCGCGCTGGGGCATCGCCACTTCGTCACGCCTCGCATCGGCGGCTCTACGAGCATGTTCACGGGTCGCACCCCGCTGCTCTTCAACCGTGACGTGGCCGTGAGCTTTGCGCGGGTGACGACCACCGATGACCACTTCTACCGCAACGGCCAGGGCGATGAGCTCGTGTACGTGAGCGCGGGGAGCGGGGTGCTCGAATCGGTGATGGGCGAGATCGCGTTCGGGCCCGGCGACTACCTCGTGGTTCCCCGCGGCATCGTGCATCGCTACCGCATCGCCGACGGGCCGCTCTGCTGCTTGTTCCTCGAGTCGGCCGGGTCGGTGCGCATCCCGAAGCACTACCGCAACCCCGTGGGACAGATGCTCGAGTCGGCGCCCTACAGCGAGCGTGACCTCCGCCGTCCGGAGGCGCTGCCCGTGCACGACGAGACGGGCGACTTCCCCATTCTCATCAAGCGCGACAACCGCTTCGTCGAAGCCGTGCTCGATCACCACCCGTTCGACGTGGTGGGCTGGGATGGAGCCTACTATCCGTGGGCATTCAACATCCGCGATTTCGAGCCACGGGTGGGGCGGGTGCATCTACCGCCGCCCGTGCACCAGACGTTCGAGGGCGATGGCTTTGTGGTCTGCTCGTTCGTGCCGCGGCTCTACGACTTCGACCCCGAGGCCGTTCCCGCGCCGTATCATCACTCGAACTGCATGACCGACGAGGTGCTCTTCTATGCCAGCAGCGAGTTCATGAGCCGCAAGGGCATCGGTTTCGGATCGATCACCCTGCACCCGGATGGCCTTCCGCACGGCCCGCAGCCGGGACGCATCGAAGCCAGCATCGGCCAGAAGAGCACCGATGAGCTGGCGGTCATGCTCGATACCTTCCGTCCTTTGCGCGTGAGCGAGCAGGCGGCTGCCATCGAGGATGTCGCCTACCCGCTCTCGTGGCTCCCGGCCGACGAAACGAGCTCCTGA
- the hppD gene encoding 4-hydroxyphenylpyruvate dioxygenase, translated as MSTSTLPVASTALALKRIHHIEFYVGNARQAAYYYRNAFGFSQVAYSGLETGRRAATSYVMSQGKATFVLTTPLDANHPAAEHIRRHGDGVCDIAFEVDDADAAWALALERGARSAAEPHTVSDAHGEIRRASIHTYGDTVHSFISRRAYSGPFLPGFIAAPVAGEDAGIVRVDHCVGNVELGAMQTWADYYSNVLGFARYITFDDKDISTEYSALMSVVMSDDKHKIMFPINEPAEGRRKSQIQEYLEAYAGPGVQHIALQTGDALATVRRLRDNGVEFLRVPDDYYEALPARVGEIAESLDEIKSLGLLVDRDDDGYLLQVFTRPVQDRPTVFFEIIQRKGCRGFGKGNFKALFESIEAEQERRGNL; from the coding sequence ATGTCCACGAGCACGCTTCCCGTTGCTTCCACGGCTCTCGCGCTCAAGCGCATCCATCACATCGAGTTCTATGTCGGAAACGCCCGTCAGGCGGCCTACTACTACCGCAACGCGTTCGGGTTCTCACAGGTCGCCTACAGCGGACTCGAGACCGGCCGTCGTGCCGCCACCTCGTACGTGATGAGTCAGGGCAAGGCGACCTTCGTGCTCACCACGCCGCTCGATGCGAACCATCCGGCGGCTGAGCACATCCGCAGGCACGGCGATGGGGTGTGCGACATCGCGTTCGAGGTCGACGATGCTGATGCGGCCTGGGCCCTGGCCCTCGAGCGTGGCGCTCGTTCCGCCGCCGAGCCCCACACGGTGAGCGACGCCCACGGCGAGATCCGGCGCGCGTCGATTCACACCTACGGTGACACGGTGCACTCGTTCATCTCTCGGCGCGCCTACAGCGGCCCGTTCCTCCCCGGCTTCATCGCCGCGCCCGTCGCGGGCGAAGACGCGGGAATCGTGCGCGTCGACCACTGCGTGGGCAACGTGGAGCTGGGCGCCATGCAGACCTGGGCTGACTACTACAGCAACGTGCTCGGCTTCGCGCGCTACATCACCTTCGACGACAAGGACATCTCCACCGAGTACAGCGCGCTCATGAGCGTGGTCATGTCTGATGACAAGCACAAGATCATGTTTCCCATCAACGAGCCGGCCGAGGGGCGTCGCAAGAGCCAGATACAAGAGTACCTCGAGGCGTACGCGGGGCCTGGCGTGCAGCACATCGCCCTGCAGACGGGCGATGCTCTCGCCACGGTGCGCCGCCTGCGCGACAACGGGGTCGAGTTCCTGCGCGTGCCGGACGACTACTACGAAGCGCTCCCCGCGCGGGTTGGCGAGATCGCCGAGAGCCTCGATGAGATCAAGTCGCTGGGCCTGCTTGTCGACCGCGATGATGACGGCTACCTGCTGCAGGTGTTCACCCGTCCGGTGCAAGACCGTCCCACGGTCTTCTTCGAGATCATCCAGCGCAAGGGGTGTCGCGGTTTTGGCAAGGGCAACTTCAAGGCGCTGTTCGAGTCCATCGAGGCCGAGCAGGAACGCCGCGGCAACCTGTGA
- a CDS encoding nitroreductase family deazaflavin-dependent oxidoreductase has product MRKWNESIAAEFRANHGKVGGHFEGVPMLLMTTKGAKSGRPHLSPLVYQPDGDRMIIFASRAGDDHHPHWYLNLVAHPEVTLEVGDETFEALATVLEGDERTRFFERQKAAMPQFAGYAAKTSRIIPVVALERVAARG; this is encoded by the coding sequence GTGCGCAAGTGGAACGAATCGATCGCCGCGGAGTTCCGCGCCAACCACGGCAAGGTGGGCGGCCACTTCGAGGGCGTCCCCATGCTGCTGATGACCACGAAGGGGGCGAAGTCGGGGCGCCCGCACCTGTCGCCGCTCGTCTACCAGCCAGACGGTGACCGCATGATCATCTTCGCGTCACGCGCGGGCGACGACCACCATCCGCACTGGTACCTCAACCTCGTAGCCCATCCGGAGGTCACTCTCGAGGTGGGAGATGAGACCTTCGAAGCCCTCGCCACGGTGCTCGAAGGCGACGAGCGCACCCGATTCTTTGAGCGACAGAAGGCAGCCATGCCGCAGTTCGCCGGGTACGCGGCCAAGACGAGCCGCATCATCCCTGTCGTCGCCCTCGAGCGCGTCGCCGCGCGGGGATAG